A window of Fictibacillus halophilus contains these coding sequences:
- the cyoE gene encoding heme o synthase: MSKTPTAYEVANKVMEPGPLSEANPTGTWKDFLTIAKLGIVMSNLITTFAGFFLALKYNNLLFSDKIGDLVLCILGAALVIAGGCCLNNYIDRDIDQLMERTIERPTVTGRISANQVLWVGIILSAIGTVMLAMTTLTAAVMGLIGLFVYVVVYTMWLKRTHSINTVIGGISGAVPPLIGWAAVDANLHWVAWILFLIMFLWQPPHFLALAMKRCEDYRKAGIPMLPVVSGFALTKRQMIWYVSALLPVSLYLFEFGIVYLILAAVLGTGWLILALSGLKTKDDMKWARMMFVYSLNYMTIMFVAMILVNI; this comes from the coding sequence TTGAGCAAAACTCCAACTGCATATGAAGTCGCTAACAAAGTAATGGAACCCGGACCTCTATCTGAAGCGAACCCTACAGGCACCTGGAAGGATTTTTTAACCATCGCGAAGCTCGGAATCGTTATGAGTAACTTGATTACGACATTTGCTGGATTCTTTCTAGCTTTAAAATATAACAATCTTTTATTTTCTGACAAGATTGGTGATCTAGTTCTTTGTATTTTAGGTGCAGCATTAGTTATCGCAGGTGGCTGCTGCTTAAATAACTATATTGATAGAGATATAGACCAGCTGATGGAACGTACGATTGAACGGCCGACAGTTACAGGCAGGATCAGTGCGAATCAAGTTCTTTGGGTAGGTATTATTCTTTCCGCAATCGGAACAGTTATGCTTGCAATGACAACCTTAACGGCAGCAGTAATGGGATTGATTGGACTTTTCGTATATGTCGTTGTTTACACGATGTGGCTTAAACGAACTCATTCTATTAACACGGTAATCGGAGGCATATCTGGGGCGGTACCGCCATTAATCGGCTGGGCAGCTGTAGATGCAAACCTTCATTGGGTTGCTTGGATCTTATTCTTGATCATGTTTTTATGGCAGCCACCACACTTTTTGGCGCTTGCGATGAAACGATGTGAAGATTATCGAAAAGCAGGAATTCCGATGCTTCCTGTTGTATCCGGTTTCGCATTAACGAAACGTCAGATGATCTGGTACGTATCCGCATTACTTCCTGTGTCTCTTTACCTGTTTGAATTTGGTATCGTCTACTTGATCTTGGCTGCTGTGTTAGGAACAGGATGGCTTATTCTAGCATTATCAGGGTTAAAGACAAAGGATGACATGAAGTGGGCTCGTATGATGTTCGTATATTCGTTGAATTATATGACCATTATGTTTGTTGCTATGATCTTAGTGAACATATAG
- a CDS encoding heme A synthase gives MNELKRFYQIYSIITSLGMLLVLLMGAVVTKTGSGDGCGNSWPLCYGEILPTAPKLETIIEVSHRFVSAWLGLLVIILAIWAWRREPHRREIKILAGSAVFFIILQGLLGAAAVIWSQSSAVLASHFGFSLVSFASVLLIAILSFEDPDRPFIAKVSPAFKKNIYWLFAYLYAVVYTGALVRHTGSSMGCGPEFPLCNGTIFATIGSQASIHLLHRIAAIVLFIWIVYAWYHARKYYSDQKVVTKGFQFALLFVILQGVSGALIVYSNLNLFVALGHGLIISFLFGTLSYLALIVYRK, from the coding sequence GTGAATGAATTGAAAAGATTTTATCAGATTTATTCTATTATTACTTCACTAGGTATGTTGCTCGTATTGCTGATGGGAGCTGTTGTAACAAAAACAGGCTCCGGTGATGGATGCGGTAACTCGTGGCCGCTCTGTTATGGAGAAATCTTGCCTACAGCACCTAAACTCGAAACGATTATTGAAGTGAGTCACCGTTTTGTGTCAGCATGGCTTGGTCTTCTCGTTATCATACTGGCGATTTGGGCTTGGAGACGAGAACCACATAGAAGAGAAATAAAGATTTTGGCTGGATCAGCTGTATTCTTTATTATCCTTCAAGGTCTTTTAGGAGCCGCTGCCGTAATTTGGAGCCAATCTTCAGCCGTTCTTGCTTCTCATTTCGGCTTTTCACTCGTTTCGTTCGCAAGTGTTCTCTTGATAGCGATTCTTTCCTTTGAAGATCCTGATCGTCCTTTTATTGCAAAAGTCTCACCCGCATTTAAAAAGAACATCTACTGGTTATTCGCGTATTTGTATGCTGTTGTATACACGGGTGCACTCGTAAGACATACCGGCTCAAGTATGGGTTGTGGTCCGGAGTTTCCATTGTGCAACGGAACCATATTCGCAACAATAGGATCTCAAGCAAGTATTCATTTATTGCATCGTATTGCTGCTATCGTTCTTTTTATTTGGATCGTATATGCTTGGTACCACGCTAGAAAGTACTATAGCGATCAAAAAGTAGTCACAAAAGGATTTCAATTCGCTCTACTTTTTGTCATTCTCCAAGGTGTATCTGGAGCATTGATCGTATATTCAAACTTAAACTTATTCGTAGCCCTTGGGCATGGATTGATCATCTCTTTCTTGTTTGGAACGCTGAGCTACTTAGCTTTAATCGTATATCGAAAGTAA
- the coxB gene encoding cytochrome c oxidase subunit II: MKKWLQKGRFLSLFAMLALLLMGCGDPTLSTLIPQGEVADKQFQLMLISISIMILVLVVVFVLYAFVLLKFRKRKGDNSTPKQVEGNHMLELLWTVIPILLLIILAVPTVMRTFEFSADAKPASKNELSIKVTGHQYWWEFEYPKEELITSQELVLPADTKVHVELSSADVIHSFWIPSLAGKTDTNPGDKNKNYMWFDTGSKTDVVYKGKCAELCGASHALMDFKVRVVSKEDYKNWVAGYKAADDKSSANADGQQVFEKNCLSCHAVGQNGGNTGPSLTGFGDKDRVAGILEHDKENLKKWIKDPQEVKPGNNMPKVNLSDEEIDAVSDYLLGLKLK; this comes from the coding sequence ATGAAAAAATGGCTACAAAAAGGGCGTTTTCTTTCCTTATTTGCCATGTTGGCTCTTCTTTTGATGGGGTGCGGAGATCCGACTCTATCAACTTTAATTCCGCAAGGTGAAGTTGCTGACAAACAGTTCCAGCTGATGCTGATCTCTATTAGTATTATGATTCTGGTCCTGGTGGTAGTTTTCGTTCTTTATGCATTCGTATTATTGAAGTTTAGAAAGAGAAAAGGTGACAATTCTACACCTAAGCAAGTGGAAGGTAACCATATGCTTGAATTATTATGGACAGTTATTCCAATTTTATTGCTTATCATTTTAGCTGTACCAACTGTAATGAGAACGTTTGAATTCTCTGCAGATGCAAAACCAGCTTCAAAGAACGAGTTAAGCATTAAGGTTACTGGACACCAATATTGGTGGGAGTTTGAGTATCCGAAAGAAGAATTGATCACTTCTCAGGAATTGGTTCTTCCAGCAGATACGAAAGTACATGTTGAATTATCATCTGCTGATGTTATTCACTCTTTCTGGATTCCTTCACTAGCTGGTAAGACAGACACGAACCCTGGTGATAAAAACAAGAACTACATGTGGTTTGATACGGGAAGTAAGACAGACGTAGTGTACAAAGGGAAATGTGCTGAACTTTGTGGTGCATCCCATGCTTTAATGGACTTTAAAGTAAGAGTTGTTTCTAAAGAAGACTACAAGAACTGGGTTGCGGGCTATAAAGCGGCTGACGACAAATCTTCTGCTAATGCTGATGGACAACAAGTCTTTGAAAAGAACTGTTTATCTTGTCACGCTGTTGGACAAAACGGCGGGAACACAGGACCTAGCTTAACTGGTTTTGGGGATAAAGACCGTGTAGCAGGTATCTTAGAGCATGATAAAGAAAATCTGAAAAAGTGGATCAAGGACCCTCAAGAAGTTAAACCAGGCAACAACATGCCTAAAGTGAATCTTTCTGATGAGGAAATTGATGCCGTTTCAGATTACTTGTTAGGTCTTAAATTGAAATAG